A section of the Tepidanaerobacter syntrophicus genome encodes:
- a CDS encoding thioredoxin family protein → MDIKVLGTGCPKCKILEKNTQEAVKELGINVNVEKITEIKKILEYDILLTPALIIDGKVKSSGKVLTKGQIKKLIAEAQKQ, encoded by the coding sequence ATGGATATAAAAGTTTTAGGTACAGGTTGTCCTAAGTGTAAAATCTTAGAAAAGAACACTCAGGAAGCTGTAAAAGAACTTGGTATAAACGTAAATGTGGAAAAGATAACCGAAATTAAAAAAATCTTGGAATACGATATACTTTTGACCCCGGCCTTAATAATTGACGGTAAGGTTAAATCATCCGGCAAGGTGCTCACTAAAGGGCAAATTAAAAAACTTATAGCCGAGGCTCAAAAACAATAA
- a CDS encoding DUF1538 domain-containing protein: MTVFDILKAFWETAKNVLPIVLFLCVFKVIILRKPLEEINTLIIGTLLSIIGLHLFLKGISLSLIPLGDSVGENLVVLNNKYLIAIFAFVVGYFATMVEPGLKALAMEVEEISTGAIPMNVLIKAVGIGFGVGMSLGIVKILNNIPTKTILFPVLLTAMVLGYFAPREFVDIAIDSASATTGPVNIPLNMAIALGLSKILETSDPLLNGFGIIGLTSMGAVISVLVLGVLTRI, encoded by the coding sequence ATGACCGTATTCGACATTTTAAAGGCATTTTGGGAAACAGCAAAAAATGTTTTGCCAATAGTTCTGTTCTTATGCGTTTTTAAAGTGATCATTTTAAGAAAACCATTGGAAGAAATAAACACTCTTATTATCGGGACGCTCCTTAGCATAATAGGACTTCATCTGTTTTTGAAAGGAATATCCCTTAGCTTGATTCCGCTGGGGGATTCAGTAGGAGAAAATCTGGTAGTGCTTAATAACAAATACCTGATTGCGATATTCGCTTTTGTGGTAGGATATTTTGCAACAATGGTCGAACCCGGCCTTAAGGCTCTTGCTATGGAAGTAGAAGAAATTTCAACAGGAGCTATACCTATGAATGTGCTGATAAAAGCTGTAGGAATAGGCTTTGGAGTGGGGATGAGTTTAGGAATTGTGAAGATACTAAATAACATACCAACTAAAACCATTCTTTTCCCCGTGCTGCTTACGGCAATGGTTTTGGGTTATTTTGCACCTAGAGAGTTTGTGGATATTGCAATTGACTCAGCCAGTGCAACGACAGGACCTGTAAACATACCGCTTAATATGGCTATCGCTCTTGGCCTTTCGAAAATACTGGAAACTTCAGACCCGTTACTTAATGGTTTTGGAATAATAGGTCTTACTTCCATGGGTGCGGTAATTTCAGTATTGGTGTTAGGTGTATTAACTAGAATTTAA
- a CDS encoding P-II family nitrogen regulator, whose protein sequence is MTEVMAIVAIVERGRADYVVKRAKKAGAQGATILYGRGTGESEAKKFLNVHIESSKEIILILTEKEKCRQIFEEIVEAGKLKEPGTGIIFTFPISNLVGLHHRENFSLD, encoded by the coding sequence GTGACCGAAGTTATGGCTATTGTGGCAATTGTTGAAAGGGGTAGAGCTGACTATGTAGTAAAACGGGCTAAAAAGGCGGGAGCTCAAGGAGCTACTATATTATATGGTCGCGGTACCGGAGAAAGCGAAGCAAAAAAGTTTTTGAATGTGCATATCGAATCTTCTAAAGAGATTATCTTAATACTAACTGAAAAAGAGAAATGCAGGCAGATATTTGAAGAAATAGTTGAAGCAGGCAAACTCAAAGAACCGGGAACAGGTATAATATTTACATTTCCTATCTCGAATTTGGTCGGCCTGCATCACCGCGAAAATTTTTCTTTAGATTAG
- the speE gene encoding polyamine aminopropyltransferase, producing MKTEECLQRIGDDLWFTEIDRNNLKIDYRIKEVVYRENSPLQEIIVLDSYDFGRMLVLDDAVQTTSGDGYIYNEMISHVPLNIHPSPKNVLIIGGGDCGVAREVSKYSNVERIDMVEIDEMVVRTSLKYLPEVSGGKPDPRVNFIFQDGTCYVKENRDYLYDVIIIDSSDPVGPAVKLFELDFYKDVYDNLCKDGLMVCQSESPIFYTEIFTKIYKNLSSLFPIVKPYMATVPTYPGGFWTFTIGSKKYSDVNPGKFDKETKYVNREIIESCFALPNFVKEELGIIN from the coding sequence ATGAAAACAGAAGAATGCTTGCAAAGAATAGGAGATGATCTGTGGTTCACCGAGATAGATCGGAACAACCTTAAAATTGATTATCGCATAAAAGAAGTAGTATATAGAGAAAATTCACCGCTTCAAGAAATAATAGTACTTGATTCTTACGATTTTGGGCGGATGCTGGTGTTAGACGATGCCGTCCAAACCACAAGCGGCGATGGATATATCTACAATGAGATGATTTCGCACGTGCCTTTAAACATCCACCCCAGTCCCAAAAATGTGCTGATAATAGGGGGCGGCGATTGCGGAGTTGCAAGAGAAGTTTCTAAGTATTCTAATGTAGAAAGAATTGATATGGTAGAAATAGATGAAATGGTAGTCCGGACATCCCTTAAATACTTGCCTGAGGTTTCCGGCGGCAAACCTGATCCCAGGGTAAACTTTATTTTCCAAGATGGAACCTGTTATGTTAAAGAAAACCGAGATTATCTGTATGACGTAATTATTATCGACTCCTCTGACCCTGTAGGACCGGCAGTTAAACTTTTTGAACTTGACTTTTACAAAGATGTTTATGACAATTTGTGTAAAGATGGTCTAATGGTGTGCCAAAGCGAATCACCTATCTTCTATACTGAAATCTTTACCAAGATATATAAAAATTTAAGCAGTCTTTTCCCCATTGTAAAACCTTATATGGCAACGGTTCCTACATATCCCGGCGGATTCTGGACTTTTACTATAGGTTCTAAAAAATATTCTGATGTAAATCCCGGCAAATTTGATAAGGAAACTAAATATGTGAATCGGGAAATCATAGAAAGTTGTTTTGCTCTTCCTAACTTTGTTAAAGAAGAGCTGGGGATAATAAACTAA
- a CDS encoding flavin reductase family protein, with product MKELHISEVSEEIINELPGGALLTVKSKNGLNTMVIGWATLGRVWNKPILTVMVRFSRFTHDIIKDADSFTVSFSTKGKLKGAIAGCGSKSGRDIDKFKEFNLTPSYVENIESPYIAEGDLHIICKIVYKNTMEPELLSDEIKERWYSDNDYHTIYYGEVIKVLADE from the coding sequence ATGAAAGAACTACATATTTCTGAAGTGTCTGAAGAAATAATAAATGAATTGCCGGGTGGCGCATTGCTTACAGTGAAGTCTAAAAACGGCTTGAACACCATGGTAATAGGCTGGGCGACTTTGGGACGTGTCTGGAATAAGCCTATACTTACGGTTATGGTCAGATTTTCTAGATTTACTCATGATATTATTAAAGATGCTGATTCTTTTACAGTAAGTTTTTCAACAAAAGGCAAATTAAAAGGGGCTATAGCAGGATGCGGCAGCAAAAGCGGAAGAGATATTGACAAGTTTAAGGAATTCAACTTAACGCCTTCTTATGTTGAAAACATAGAGTCACCGTATATTGCCGAGGGAGACCTGCACATTATCTGCAAGATAGTCTATAAGAACACTATGGAACCGGAGCTTCTCTCTGATGAGATAAAAGAGCGCTGGTACAGTGACAATGATTACCATACTATTTATTACGGAGAAGTTATTAAGGTATTGGCAGATGAATAA
- a CDS encoding endonuclease III domain-containing protein, translated as MPKETLLNIYNDMFQAFGPQHWWPADDDFEVIVGAILTQSVSWKNVEKAIDNLKKEGLMSLEAILSADNEKLAGLIRSTMYYNQKAKKLKNFCQYIARNYEGDIHNFFKNDVSQMRDQLLGIKGIGPETADSIILYAAEKPIFVVDAYTRRIFSRLGFFCPDVSYDEMQSFFMDNLPLDAALFNEYHALIVRLGKECCKNKGPLCSECPVKIHCSNM; from the coding sequence TTGCCGAAAGAAACTTTACTAAATATCTACAACGACATGTTCCAAGCTTTCGGCCCTCAGCACTGGTGGCCTGCCGATGATGATTTCGAAGTAATTGTCGGTGCCATTTTAACTCAAAGCGTTTCATGGAAAAATGTAGAAAAGGCCATTGATAATTTAAAAAAAGAAGGATTGATGTCTCTAGAGGCCATACTTTCAGCAGATAATGAAAAACTTGCCGGACTTATAAGATCTACTATGTACTATAATCAAAAAGCAAAAAAGCTAAAAAATTTTTGCCAATATATCGCCCGGAATTATGAAGGAGATATTCATAATTTTTTTAAAAACGATGTTTCCCAAATGCGAGACCAACTTTTAGGCATAAAAGGAATCGGGCCAGAAACCGCTGACTCAATAATTTTATATGCAGCCGAAAAACCAATTTTTGTCGTGGATGCTTATACGCGGAGAATTTTTTCGCGGTTGGGATTTTTCTGTCCTGATGTAAGTTATGATGAAATGCAGAGTTTTTTTATGGATAACCTGCCTCTTGATGCAGCTTTATTTAACGAGTATCATGCTTTAATAGTACGTCTCGGAAAGGAATGCTGCAAAAATAAAGGACCTCTTTGCAGCGAGTGTCCTGTAAAAATTCATTGTTCGAATATGTAA
- a CDS encoding DegV family protein, with amino-acid sequence MIHIVSDSSCDLPDEYLAAHHIPIVPLTIIFPDAEYREKIDITPEEFYKKMTSSNTLPKTTQPSPAAFLKVFEETASPGDEILCITISSKLSGTFQSANVAKTMTSIPVTVFDSLAASSGHALQVMKAVDMRDKGCSMAEIVDALSEFRQHMTIFVYLQTLENIVKGGRITRFQGTVASIMNIKLICEGIEGEVVPLEKVRGNKRAVERLISLIGERGNGDLSNTTVCITHAQNLQDAELIKTEIINRYNCQNVLIYPVGPTVGAYTGIGGLVITF; translated from the coding sequence GTGATACACATTGTAAGCGACAGTTCTTGTGATTTGCCGGATGAATATCTTGCGGCACATCACATCCCCATCGTCCCGCTGACTATAATATTTCCGGATGCGGAGTATAGGGAAAAGATTGACATCACTCCGGAAGAATTTTATAAAAAAATGACATCATCAAACACTTTGCCGAAAACAACTCAGCCATCGCCGGCAGCATTTTTGAAAGTTTTTGAAGAAACAGCTTCGCCGGGGGATGAAATCTTATGCATAACTATTTCGTCAAAGCTCAGCGGCACTTTTCAATCGGCAAATGTAGCAAAGACTATGACATCTATACCGGTTACGGTCTTTGATTCTCTTGCTGCATCATCAGGACATGCGCTTCAGGTCATGAAAGCAGTAGATATGAGAGATAAAGGATGCTCTATGGCAGAAATTGTAGATGCCCTTTCGGAGTTTCGTCAGCATATGACAATTTTTGTATACCTTCAGACACTGGAAAATATAGTCAAAGGCGGCCGCATAACACGGTTTCAAGGAACGGTTGCAAGTATAATGAATATTAAACTTATATGTGAGGGCATTGAAGGCGAAGTGGTCCCTCTTGAAAAAGTCAGAGGAAATAAAAGAGCAGTAGAGCGGCTTATTTCATTGATAGGCGAGAGGGGAAACGGGGATCTGTCAAATACTACTGTCTGTATTACACATGCTCAAAATCTTCAAGATGCAGAGCTTATAAAAACCGAAATTATAAATAGATATAACTGCCAAAATGTTTTAATTTATCCCGTCGGTCCTACTGTTGGGGCATATACGGGAATTGGAGGACTTGTAATAACTTTTTAG